A window from Thunnus albacares chromosome 19, fThuAlb1.1, whole genome shotgun sequence encodes these proteins:
- the LOC122970135 gene encoding toll-like receptor 13: MGTIRRRLLLLLSLLLHLNPSLTYSLKSCNIDYSEDPSADVVLDCSNGELVVIPDDIPRDVSSVNLRNNTIGRINREDFGFLSKLRLLSLDLNEIADIDDGSFIGLVALTKLRMRFNNLTNLTSNLFQGLFNLTTLDVGNNNIQFIDTSAFRFLSRLQTVKLDSNRLRQVSDIQPILQLPHLRELIIGDNQFHSFQTKDLLLNMSSSLQMLDVARNKLEMFSITTPIFPRLELVDISRCGHNASLEWDIPDKTLLRNITQLYFSYISLPFKEMQNVLQSLDSLMHLRLNHMREYINKGLLKTVCKIPTLKKLDLSHNQCPNISAKLVSCSQLTELDLSITYMTELSQGSIRSMKQLKNLVVQGNFLSKVPDDISGLSSLEILDLSNNLLTELVCGDFLNTTRLTELYLNTNHIAKLDGCVFENMNDLKVLDLSENLLWTFGSAFKMGLQKLEFLHLSKNSLSILEEGDFKGLRSVKYLDMVSDNIKWVRHKALEGLNNLETLIVLLPLTFEMNFTGMQQLENLTIYFNTDIGFKKPPPNLYEAFLNLKSLKMLTIICKGDHFGYPFDIPSYILKAMDHLEEFTAVNLYVSAPHPKTFQFNPQLKNLTIEQTDLSDLDPELFRPIPNLKSLDLSKNKLRSLDFLAQVDLPALSWLKLRENELMVINETVFQSLPALTYLDLLGNPFTCNCSNAGFIQWVKSNNQTQVLNAYQYACSFPLAKRGSKLLDFDIQSCWMDVNFFCFISFTCLVVLTLLTSFIYHFLRWQLVYSFYLFLAFLYDSRRRKKESRHCYDAFISYNVHDEAWVYREMLPVLEGEQGWRLCLHHRDFQPGKPIIENITDAIYSSRKTICVISQRYLQSEWCSREIQMASFRLFDEQKDVLILLFLEEIPAYQLSPFYRMRKLVKRHTYLSWSQAGQHTGVFWQNVRRALETRDAPAENANLLTGPAGSFHQPEAPMSSG, from the exons ATGGGAACAATACGAAGAcgtcttcttctacttctatctCTGCTGCTTCATCTCAACCCTTCACTCACTTATTCGCTGAAAAGCTGTAACATCGATTATTCTGAGGATCCCTCTGCTGATGTTGTCCTGGATTGCTCAAACGGTGAACTCGTTGTTATCCCTGATGACATCCCCAGAGATGTGAGCTCAGTAAATCTCAGGAACAATACCATTGGACGGATTAACAGGGAAGACTTTGGCTTCTTGTCAAAGCTGAGACTTTTGTCCCTGGACTTGAATGAGATCGCTGACATAGACGACGGATCTTTTATAGGTTTGGTGGCGTTGACAAAACTCCGCATGAGATTTAATAATCTTACCAACCTGACGAGCAACCTTTTTCAGGGACTGTTCAACCTCACAACACTTGATGTCGGGAACAACAACATCCAGTTCATCGATACCTCTGCCTTTCGGTTCCTGAGCCGCTTACAGACTGTGAAACTCGACTCCAACCGGCTCCGACAAGTTTCCGACATTCAGCCCATCTTACAGCTACCACACTTAAGGGAGCTGATCATTGGAGATAATCAATTTCACTCCTTCCAGACCAAAGATCTGCTGCTGAACATGTCCTCCAGCCTTCAGATGTTAGATGTAGCCCGTAACAAGTTGGAAATGTTCAGCATCACAACACCGATCTTTCCTCGCCTTGAGCTGGTTGACATTTCTCGTTGTGGCCACAATGCCAGCTTGGAGTGGGACATCCCTGACAAGACTCTCCTGAGGAACATAACTCAACTGTATTTTAGCTACATCTCACTGCCTTTTAAAGAGATGCAAAACGTCCTGCAGAGTCTTGACTCGCTGATGCATCTCAGACTGAATCATATGAGGGAGTATATCAACAAAGGCCTCTTAAAAACGGTCTGCAAAATCCCGACACTTAAGAAACTGGATCTGTCTCACAACCAATGCCCCAATATAAGTGCAAAGCTTGTAAGTTGCTCTCAGCTCACTGAACTTGACCTGTCCATAACTTACATGACTGAACTGTCTCAAGGCTCAATACGATCGATGAAGCAACTGAAGAACCTTGTTGTACAAGGCAACTTCCTCTCCAAAGTGCCAGATGACATCAGCGGTCTCTCCTCCCTCGAGATCCTGGATCTGAGCAACAATCTGCTCACCGAATTAGTCTGCGGGGATTTCCTAAACACGACGCGCCTCACAGAACTTTATCTGAACACCAACCACATTGCCAAACTGGATGGGTGTGTctttgaaaatatgaatgatCTTAAAGTTCTAGATTTGAGTGAGAACCTGCTGTGGACATTCGGAAGTGCCTTTAAAATGGGCCTGCAGAAGCTTGAGTTCCTCCATTTGAGCAAAAACTCTTTGTCTATTCTTGAAGAGGGAGATTTTAAAGGATTAAGGTCTGTGAAATATTTGGATATGGTGTCAGATAACATCAAATGGGTGAGACATAAAGCTTTAGAGGGACTGAACAACCTGGAGACTCTTATTGTGTTGCTTCCTCTTACATTTGAAATGAACTTCACAGGAATGCAGCAGCTGGAAAATCTCACTATATATTTTAATACTGACATTGGTTTCAAAAAACCTCCTCCAAACCTTTATGAAGCTTTCCTTAATTTAAAATCTTTGAAAATGCTCACAATAATATGCAAGGGCGATCACTTCGGCTATCCCTTTGACATACCGTCATACATCCTCAAGGCTATGGACCATTTAGAGGAGTTCACAGCTGTGAATTTGTACGTTTCTGCGCCGCATCCAAAGACATTTCAGTTCAACCCTCAGCTCAAGAATCTGACAATTGAGCAGACTGATTTGTCAGATTTGGATCCTGAACTGTTTCGGCCGATCCCGAACCTGAAGTCTCTCGATCTGtccaaaaacaagctcagaTCTTTGGATTTTCTGGCTCAGGTCGACCTGCCGGCTCTCAGCTGGTTGAAACTGAGAGAGAATGAGTTGATGGTGATCAATGAAACGGTCTTCCAGTCTCTGCCTGCACTAACATATCTGGACCTGCTTGGTAACCCTTTCACCTGTAACTGCTCTAACGCTGGCTTCATCCAATGGGTGAAGAGCAACAACCAGACACAAGTTCTTAATGCCTACCAGTATGCTTGTTCCTTTCCTTTGGCTAAACGAGGAAGCAAGCTGCTGGACTTTGACATCCAGTCCTGCTGGATGGACGTTAACTTCTTCTGCTTCATTTCCTTCACTTGTCTGGTTGTGCTAACGCTCCTCACATCCTTCATCTACCACTTTCTGAGGTggcagctagtctacagcttCTACCTCTTCCTGGCCTTCCTCTatgacagcaggaggaggaagaaggaatcTCGTCACTGCTACGACGCCTTCATCTCCTACAACGTTCATGATGAGGCCTGGGTTTACAGAGAGATGCTTCCAGTGCTGGAGGGAGAGCAGGGCTGGAGACTCTGTCTGCACCACAGAGACTTCCAACCAG GTAAACCCATCATAGAGAACATTACAGACGCCATCTACAGCAGCAGGAAGACCATCTGTGTGATCAGCCAGCGCTACCTGCAGAGCGAGTGGTGCTCCAGAGAGATCCAGATGGCCAG CTTCCGTCTGTTTGACGAGCAGAAGGACGTGTTGATCCTGCTGTTTCTGGAGGAGATCCCGGCCTATCAGCTGTCTCCGTTCTACCGTATGAGGAAGCTGGTGAAGAGACACACCTACCTGAGCTGGTCGCAGGCCGGCCAACACACGGGAGTCTTCTGGCAGAACGTACGGAGAGCTCTGGAGACGAGGGACGCTCCCGCCGAGAACGCCAACCTGCTGACCGGACCAGCAGGGAGCTTTCACCAACCAGAAGCTCCCATGTCATCAGgctga